From a region of the Pseudanabaena sp. PCC 7367 genome:
- a CDS encoding phycobilisome rod-core linker polypeptide yields MSIPLLEYTTKSENHRVDGFEVPGEEQPNRYKAGQGGIATDVDISISTAYRQIWNEQQMLSHYRQRFLESQLRSGQITVKDFIRGLLLSASFRNLVFDTNNNYRFAEICVQRVLGRNVYSDREKIAWSIVLATSGLNGFVDALLASDEYNDNFGDHTVPYQRRRILPQHDRGETTFNHMARYGTDYRDKLPKSSYGGRGGARLSYTRWEWQRNLPKELQQTWIALFYFGLAFIVLMFGVTVLGY; encoded by the coding sequence ATGTCAATCCCGCTCTTAGAATACACCACCAAGTCAGAGAATCATCGTGTGGATGGTTTTGAAGTACCTGGGGAAGAGCAACCCAATCGCTATAAGGCTGGCCAGGGGGGTATAGCAACTGATGTGGATATCTCGATTTCCACTGCCTATCGACAGATTTGGAATGAGCAACAAATGTTGAGCCACTATCGCCAACGTTTCCTAGAATCGCAACTGCGCTCTGGCCAAATTACCGTTAAGGACTTTATTCGTGGCCTGCTGCTATCGGCATCGTTCCGTAATCTGGTCTTTGATACCAATAATAACTATCGGTTTGCAGAAATCTGCGTACAGCGGGTGCTGGGTCGGAATGTGTATAGCGATCGTGAAAAAATCGCCTGGTCGATCGTGCTGGCTACCTCTGGCTTGAATGGGTTTGTGGATGCGCTTTTGGCCAGTGATGAATATAACGATAACTTCGGCGATCACACTGTGCCCTACCAACGCCGCCGCATTTTGCCCCAACACGATCGGGGTGAAACCACCTTTAACCACATGGCTCGCTATGGCACCGACTACCGCGATAAGCTACCCAAGTCTTCCTATGGTGGTCGGGGTGGTGCGCGCTTGAGCTATACCCGCTGGGAATGGCAGCGCAATCTACCCAAGGAATTGCAACAGACCTGGATCGCCTTGTTCTATTTTGGGCTTGCATTCATTGTGCTGATGTTTGGCGTGACGGTGTTGGGCTACTAG
- a CDS encoding Uma2 family endonuclease, producing MYTYILNLESVLDLDDDAFYRLCANNPEVLFERSAQGELVINPLSGGTKGMQNAQLIGSLGIWNRQAKLGHGFDGSAGFTLPNGAIRSPDLSWIRNDRWDALSKEERESFAPLCPDFVMELVSWSDNLKLVQAKMIEYIENGAQLGWLINPEAKQVEIYRPGQSLGQEKELLEMPQSLSGEDVLPGFELDLGFLWE from the coding sequence ATGTACACTTATATCCTCAATCTGGAATCAGTGCTAGACCTTGATGATGATGCATTCTATCGTCTTTGTGCTAATAATCCTGAAGTTCTTTTTGAGCGCAGTGCCCAGGGTGAATTAGTTATTAATCCTCTTTCCGGTGGCACGAAAGGTATGCAAAATGCACAGTTGATCGGTAGCCTGGGGATATGGAATCGCCAAGCCAAATTAGGTCATGGGTTTGATGGATCGGCTGGGTTTACTCTGCCCAATGGCGCGATCCGATCGCCTGATTTAAGTTGGATTCGCAACGATCGCTGGGATGCTCTGAGCAAAGAAGAACGCGAGAGTTTTGCACCTCTCTGCCCTGATTTTGTGATGGAACTCGTATCGTGGAGCGATAATTTAAAGCTGGTGCAAGCCAAGATGATTGAATATATCGAGAATGGGGCGCAGTTGGGCTGGTTGATTAACCCCGAAGCCAAGCAAGTAGAAATCTATCGCCCTGGTCAATCTTTGGGTCAAGAGAAAGAATTATTAGAGATGCCGCAAAGTCTATCTGGTGAAGACGTATTGCCTGGGTTTGAGTTGGATTTAGGGTTTTTGTGGGAATAA
- a CDS encoding addiction module protein, translating into MTNPALTQIFELSIAEKLQLVEDLWDSIAESPEQVPVRDWQKEELAKRKANYLQNPDSGSSWEEVKQRIHYDA; encoded by the coding sequence ATGACTAACCCAGCGCTTACGCAAATTTTTGAATTATCCATCGCCGAAAAACTGCAACTCGTAGAAGACCTGTGGGATAGCATCGCTGAATCCCCAGAGCAGGTGCCGGTGCGCGATTGGCAAAAGGAAGAATTAGCCAAGCGTAAAGCTAACTATCTGCAAAATCCTGATTCTGGTAGTTCTTGGGAAGAAGTAAAACAGCGCATTCATTATGACGCTTAG
- a CDS encoding protochlorophyllide reductase, producing MIGQSKKTVIITGTSSGVGLFAAKALAERGDWNVIGACRNLEKAIAVAKDYGIPEDSYQVMEIDTSSLSSVRSFVQKFRESGRPLDALVCNAAIYTPLQKKPKFSEDGYELSMATNHLGHFLLCNLMIEDLQKSTTGDPRMVILGTVTHNPDELGGKIPPRPDLGDLEGFEAGFKEPITMANGKEFEPVRAYKESKVCNILTMRELHRRYHYNTGITFTSLYPGCVATTALFRNHYKLFQFLFPLFQRYITGGFVSEELAGERVAAVVADPEFRKSGAYWSWGNRQAEGREAFIQDVSPQASDYDKGEKMWECSKQLVGLA from the coding sequence ATGATAGGGCAATCGAAGAAAACCGTGATCATCACCGGCACGTCTTCGGGCGTGGGTTTATTTGCCGCCAAAGCCCTGGCGGAGCGAGGTGATTGGAATGTGATTGGCGCTTGCCGTAACCTCGAAAAAGCGATCGCGGTGGCCAAGGATTATGGCATTCCGGAAGACAGCTATCAAGTAATGGAGATCGATACCTCCTCGCTGAGTAGCGTGCGTAGCTTTGTACAAAAATTCCGTGAAAGCGGCAGACCTCTGGATGCGCTGGTCTGTAATGCGGCGATCTACACGCCGTTGCAGAAAAAGCCCAAGTTTAGCGAAGATGGCTATGAATTGAGCATGGCTACTAATCATCTGGGGCACTTTTTGCTATGCAACCTGATGATCGAGGACTTGCAGAAATCTACTACGGGCGATCCGCGCATGGTGATTTTGGGCACGGTGACGCACAACCCCGATGAACTGGGTGGTAAGATTCCACCAAGGCCAGACCTGGGCGATCTCGAAGGGTTTGAGGCTGGTTTCAAGGAGCCGATTACGATGGCGAATGGCAAAGAGTTTGAGCCAGTGCGGGCTTACAAGGAAAGTAAGGTCTGTAATATCCTGACCATGCGCGAACTCCATCGCCGCTATCATTACAATACTGGCATTACCTTTACTTCGCTCTATCCTGGGTGCGTAGCGACTACGGCTCTGTTTCGCAATCACTATAAGTTGTTCCAGTTCCTATTCCCCTTGTTCCAGCGTTATATTACCGGTGGGTTTGTTTCGGAGGAATTGGCAGGCGAGCGGGTTGCGGCAGTGGTGGCTGATCCTGAGTTCCGCAAGTCCGGTGCTTACTGGAGTTGGGGCAATCGCCAAGCGGAAGGGCGTGAAGCGTTTATCCAGGATGTGTCGCCCCAGGCGAGTGATTATGATAAGGGTGAGAAGATGTGGGAATGTAGTAAGCAGTTGGTTGGTTTGGCTTAG
- a CDS encoding HigA family addiction module antitoxin: MLRLWINQPAHPGKIIKHAIESTGLNIGEAATKLGVTRQTLSRVINGRTSLSPEMAIRVSKAFGTTPEHWLRMQLAYDIAQMYDAIDRIQVERFPEPQMVT; encoded by the coding sequence TTGCTGCGCCTTTGGATTAATCAACCAGCCCATCCAGGCAAAATTATTAAACATGCGATCGAATCCACTGGCCTGAACATTGGCGAGGCTGCAACTAAGCTGGGGGTGACGCGGCAAACCCTTTCGCGGGTGATTAATGGTCGCACTTCGCTGTCACCGGAAATGGCGATCCGGGTATCGAAGGCATTTGGCACTACACCGGAACATTGGTTAAGAATGCAACTTGCCTATGACATTGCCCAGATGTATGATGCGATCGATCGGATTCAGGTGGAGCGATTCCCCGAACCCCAGATGGTTACTTAA
- a CDS encoding Uma2 family endonuclease, producing the protein MTAHTLNLESVIDLSNEQFYQLCRRNPDLRFERSANGDLIIMSPTGYETSRRNFSLIGKFAAWVEQNDLGYGFDSNGGFILPNGAIRSPDLSWVRKERLDALNMETEDQFLPICPDFVVELMSKSDRLSVTQAKLIEYIENGAQLGWLINPKAQQVEVYHPNSKSGQDAQPEKELLESPKTLSGEDLLPGFELDLGFMWE; encoded by the coding sequence ATGACTGCCCATACCCTCAATCTGGAATCGGTAATTGACCTTAGTAATGAACAGTTCTATCAACTCTGTCGCCGTAATCCTGACCTGCGGTTCGAGCGCAGCGCCAATGGAGATTTAATCATTATGTCCCCCACTGGATATGAAACCAGTAGACGCAATTTCAGCTTAATTGGTAAATTTGCTGCTTGGGTTGAGCAAAATGACTTGGGCTATGGATTTGACTCTAATGGCGGGTTTATTTTACCAAATGGTGCAATTCGCTCTCCAGATTTGAGTTGGGTGCGCAAGGAACGCTTAGATGCTTTAAACATGGAAACAGAAGATCAATTTCTACCGATTTGCCCTGATTTTGTAGTGGAGTTGATGTCTAAAAGCGATCGCCTTTCTGTAACTCAGGCGAAGCTGATTGAGTATATCGAAAACGGGGCGCAGTTGGGCTGGTTAATTAATCCAAAGGCGCAGCAGGTAGAAGTCTATCACCCCAATTCAAAGTCAGGCCAGGACGCTCAGCCAGAAAAGGAACTATTAGAATCGCCTAAAACCTTGTCTGGTGAGGATTTGTTGCCAGGGTTTGAGTTGGATTTAGGGTTTATGTGGGAATGA